A genomic window from Coccinella septempunctata chromosome 9, icCocSept1.1, whole genome shotgun sequence includes:
- the LOC123320094 gene encoding battenin-like isoform X1 — protein sequence MFKDDDDVPEHVKSQTSYQVFAAEAKKYKIKYIRSLVAFFLLGLCNNFGTMVLITAAEDIMEVNTINDAQHLNKTYFATNRHCSQIGTGAILLTFIITGTIVSSVIPFMPWFIHLRIFISIVLSMLGFCIISLSKEALTVALVGVVLISSADVLGECSCLQYTTYFHVNVISTWASGTGTAGVLGALSYTLGVEQGYKYTMLGMTSIPIIMGLVFWFLLPIPTEEDKLSVSIQRAWNEREVKTPWMIIVKKYYLIPKVFCKYIAPLGSVYLFEYFINQGLYELIKVEDKLVEKHMQYQWLQVAYQVGVFVSRSSVNCIYIKYIWIMALFQFFNVIIFTTAAIYMYISIFWVLFALAIEEGLFGGAAYVNTFVRIGREEAEEEKQFMSSMTCFGNNASIMLAGFLAILAHNLICKLPQPSEM from the exons ATGTTTAAAGATGACGACGATGTACCAGAACACGTCAAAAGCCAAACGAGCTACCAAGTGTTCGCAGCCGAAGcgaaaaaatacaaaatcaaGTACATCAGGTCGCTCGTCGCCTTCTTTCTGCTAGGCTTGTGCAACAACTTCGGCACTATGGTCCTCATAACCGCAGCCGAAGATATCATGGAGGTGAATACTATCAATGATGCGCAACACCTGAATAAAACGTACTTCGCCACAAACAGGCATTGCTCACAGATCGGAACAGGCGCCATTCTTCTAACATTCATCATAACAGGAACTATAGTATCGTCGGTGATTCCTTTCATGCCTTGGTTTATACATCTGAGAATATTTATTAGCATTGTGCTGTCCATGCTTGGATTCTGCATCATATCGCTTTCTAAGGAAGCCCTCACTGTAGCCTTAGTTGGAGTTGTTTTGATATCCTCGGCAGATGTCCTAGGGGAATGCAGCTGTCTTCAGTATACGACGTACTTCCATGTGAACGTGATTTCAACCTGGGCATCAGGAACTGGGACTGCAG GCGTTCTTGGAGCACTTTCCTACACCTTAGGAGTGGAACAAGGATACAAATACACCATGCTGGGGATGACGTCCATACCGATTATTATGGGATTGGTCTTCTGGTTCCTCTTACCGATACCAACGGAGGAAGATAAACTTAGTGTGTCAATCCAACGGGCTTGGAATGAGAGAGAAGTGAAGACACCTTGGATGATCATTGTGAAGAAGTACTACCTCATTCCGAAGGTGTTCTGCAAGTACATTGCACCTCTGGGATCAGTGTATCTATTCGAATATTTCATCAATCAAGGGTTGTACGAGCTGATAAAGGTGGAAGATAAACTAGTGGAGAAGCACATGCAGTACCAATGGCTTCAAGTGGCCTACCAAGTTGGAGTTTTCGTGTCCAGGTCTTCGGTCAACTGTATATACATAAAATACATCTGGATCATGGccctttttcagtttttcaacgTGATAATCTTCACCACCGCTGCCATATACATGTACATCAGCATATTTTGGGTTCTTTTCGCTCTGGCCATCGAGGAGGGCTTGTTTGGAGGTGCGGCATACGTGAATACGTTCGTGCGGATAGGGAGGGAGGAGGCGGAGGAGGAGAAGCAGTTTATGTCCTCCATGACTTGTTTCGGCAACAACGCCAGTATCATGCTGGCCGGTTTCCTGGCCATTTTGGCCCATAATTTGATTTGTAAATTACCGCAACCGAGTGAAATGTAG
- the LOC123320094 gene encoding battenin-like isoform X2, whose protein sequence is MLGDTDAPSFRNNEGTPEERRENRKLRVRFIRSLTAFWILGVCNNFGISAMLAGAVNIIEVNENAAENGTEPGKRDCTMSSTGVILVAQYVGAVGTTMIAPFLPMLIHCRMICCLLMYVGGFLLVAFITEYMEVAMVGVALVSISSALGEVTLLQYAAYFTRVTLSTFSSGTGAAGVLGALSYTLGVEQGYKYTMLGMTSIPIIMGLVFWFLLPIPTEEDKLSVSIQRAWNEREVKTPWMIIVKKYYLIPKVFCKYIAPLGSVYLFEYFINQGLYELIKVEDKLVEKHMQYQWLQVAYQVGVFVSRSSVNCIYIKYIWIMALFQFFNVIIFTTAAIYMYISIFWVLFALAIEEGLFGGAAYVNTFVRIGREEAEEEKQFMSSMTCFGNNASIMLAGFLAILAHNLICKLPQPSEM, encoded by the exons ATGTTGGGAGATACAGATGCCCCGAGTTTCAGAAACAATGAAGGTACTCCAGAAGAACGGAGGGAGAATAGAAAACTGAGAGTACGTTTCATCAGATCGCTAACAGCTTTTTGGATACTTGGAGTGTGCAATAATTTCGGGATATCGGCTATGCTTGCTGGCGCCGTCAATATCATAGAGGTCAACGAGAATGCTGCTGAAAATGGCACTGAACCTGGAAAGAGAGATTGCACCATGAGTTCCACAGGGGTCATTCTAGTGGCCCAGTATGTTGGTGCGGTCGGAACGACTATGATAGCCCCGTTTTTACCGATGTTGATACACTGTAGAATGATATGTTGTTTGTTGATGTATGTTGGAGGTTTTCTGTTGGTTGCTTTCATAACTGAATATATGGAAGTCGCGATGGTGGGCGTTGCCTTGGTGTCCATATCATCAGCGCTCGGCGAAGTCACTTTGCTCCAATACGCTGCCTATTTCACTAGGGTAACCTTGTCTACCTTCAGTTCTGGAACTGGCGCTGCAG GCGTTCTTGGAGCACTTTCCTACACCTTAGGAGTGGAACAAGGATACAAATACACCATGCTGGGGATGACGTCCATACCGATTATTATGGGATTGGTCTTCTGGTTCCTCTTACCGATACCAACGGAGGAAGATAAACTTAGTGTGTCAATCCAACGGGCTTGGAATGAGAGAGAAGTGAAGACACCTTGGATGATCATTGTGAAGAAGTACTACCTCATTCCGAAGGTGTTCTGCAAGTACATTGCACCTCTGGGATCAGTGTATCTATTCGAATATTTCATCAATCAAGGGTTGTACGAGCTGATAAAGGTGGAAGATAAACTAGTGGAGAAGCACATGCAGTACCAATGGCTTCAAGTGGCCTACCAAGTTGGAGTTTTCGTGTCCAGGTCTTCGGTCAACTGTATATACATAAAATACATCTGGATCATGGccctttttcagtttttcaacgTGATAATCTTCACCACCGCTGCCATATACATGTACATCAGCATATTTTGGGTTCTTTTCGCTCTGGCCATCGAGGAGGGCTTGTTTGGAGGTGCGGCATACGTGAATACGTTCGTGCGGATAGGGAGGGAGGAGGCGGAGGAGGAGAAGCAGTTTATGTCCTCCATGACTTGTTTCGGCAACAACGCCAGTATCATGCTGGCCGGTTTCCTGGCCATTTTGGCCCATAATTTGATTTGTAAATTACCGCAACCGAGTGAAATGTAG